Proteins from a single region of Halobaculum sp. CBA1158:
- a CDS encoding right-handed parallel beta-helix repeat-containing protein translates to MLRRLAAVTAAAALAGCGGRGNDPSTTTGRETDTSTVTTTPGSTSPTTPEEVASRWGFERTVDLVEAGADPTGEEPIDEAFDAAVAPDTLVYLPSGTYRVADGITVGGLDRIGLLGSDATVVPREGNEDNLFSFGWPEPVREALFKGITFDFSAPDTGGRPLLAQASDSLLVEGLVVKGEADVNQDLVRVDVTDSDGSGVVRGLRLLDGAIPDYRITGCEVGDDNRGDVSFVDCRIDGFPDNGLYANPPEGSVSVLGGRYRNNGVAGVRVEVADDAVVRGVHVRCDDAEGAGENMRGIRLRAGNSVLVEDCLVELLEVTSSDGAVTFASELGAATVRNCHLRVDADGVNAVRIKRAADRQVREGPFRCESLTIVGSAETGAAIQAADRSGCSFRDLCVFQPGEDRDGFDTDNVHGEVADSRLAVTGRPFRLENSTLDRSNVTVSPDADEAAAGDEGDGDAARFGPCADSDRGSDVDPDGADDA, encoded by the coding sequence ATGCTGCGACGACTCGCGGCGGTCACGGCAGCGGCGGCGCTGGCGGGCTGTGGCGGTCGCGGGAACGACCCCTCAACGACGACGGGTCGCGAGACGGACACCTCGACGGTGACGACGACTCCCGGATCGACCTCTCCGACGACGCCCGAGGAGGTCGCGTCTCGATGGGGGTTCGAGCGCACGGTCGATCTGGTCGAGGCGGGCGCGGACCCAACGGGGGAGGAGCCGATCGACGAGGCGTTCGACGCCGCGGTCGCCCCCGACACGCTGGTGTATCTCCCGAGCGGAACCTATCGGGTCGCAGACGGGATCACCGTCGGCGGACTCGACCGAATCGGTCTCCTCGGTTCGGACGCGACTGTGGTCCCCCGCGAGGGCAACGAGGACAACCTCTTCTCGTTCGGCTGGCCCGAACCGGTCAGGGAGGCGCTGTTCAAGGGGATCACCTTCGACTTCTCCGCGCCAGACACCGGTGGCAGACCATTACTCGCGCAGGCGAGCGACTCGCTGTTGGTGGAGGGCCTGGTCGTCAAAGGCGAGGCCGACGTGAATCAGGACCTCGTGCGCGTCGACGTCACCGACTCCGACGGGTCGGGCGTCGTCCGCGGCCTGCGACTGCTCGACGGAGCGATTCCGGACTACCGGATCACCGGCTGTGAGGTCGGCGACGACAACCGCGGCGACGTGTCGTTCGTCGACTGCCGGATCGACGGCTTCCCGGACAACGGCCTGTACGCGAACCCGCCCGAGGGGAGCGTCAGCGTACTCGGGGGTCGATACCGGAACAACGGCGTCGCGGGCGTGCGCGTCGAGGTCGCCGACGACGCCGTCGTCCGCGGCGTCCACGTCCGATGTGACGACGCCGAGGGCGCGGGCGAGAACATGCGCGGGATCCGCCTGCGCGCGGGTAACTCGGTCCTCGTCGAGGACTGCCTCGTCGAACTGCTGGAGGTGACATCCAGCGACGGCGCGGTCACGTTCGCCTCCGAGTTGGGTGCGGCGACCGTGCGCAACTGCCACCTCCGCGTCGACGCCGACGGCGTCAACGCCGTCCGGATCAAGCGAGCGGCCGACCGACAGGTCCGCGAGGGTCCGTTCCGGTGTGAGTCGCTCACGATCGTCGGCTCCGCCGAGACGGGCGCGGCGATCCAGGCGGCCGACCGGAGCGGCTGTTCCTTCCGCGATCTGTGCGTCTTCCAGCCCGGCGAGGACCGCGACGGCTTCGACACGGACAACGTCCACGGCGAGGTCGCCGACTCCCGACTCGCCGTCACCGGCCGCCCGTTCCGACTGGAGAACTCGACGCTCGATCGCTCGAACGTCACCGTCTCGCCCGACGCCGACGAGGCGGCCGCCGGCGACGAGGGCGACGGCGACGCCGCGAGGTTCGGCCCGTGTGCCGACAGCGACCGCGGCAGCGACGTGGACCCTGACGGTGCCGACGACGCGTGA